In one Cupriavidus taiwanensis genomic region, the following are encoded:
- a CDS encoding YbgC/FadM family acyl-CoA thioesterase: MAKEEFRHTIPLRVRWSEVDPQSIVFNAHYLTYCDICVTEYWRALGIRYPEDVLHAHGVDIFVVKSTLEYHASARFDDELDIRGRMARLGRSSMLFRVEMYRGDEHLITGEIVYVCADPATQKSAPIPGVVREVIEGYEAVKPASA; encoded by the coding sequence ATGGCCAAAGAGGAATTCCGCCATACCATCCCGCTGCGCGTGCGCTGGTCCGAAGTCGATCCGCAATCGATCGTCTTCAATGCGCACTACCTGACGTATTGCGATATCTGCGTGACCGAGTACTGGCGCGCGCTGGGCATCCGCTATCCGGAAGACGTGCTGCACGCGCACGGCGTCGATATCTTCGTGGTCAAGTCCACGCTGGAGTACCACGCCTCGGCGCGCTTCGACGATGAGCTGGACATCCGCGGCCGCATGGCGCGGCTGGGACGGTCCAGCATGCTGTTCCGGGTGGAGATGTACCGCGGCGACGAGCACCTGATCACCGGTGAGATCGTCTATGTGTGCGCGGATCCGGCGACGCAGAAGTCGGCGCCGATTCCGGGGGTGGTGCGGGAGGTGATCGAGGGGTATGAAGCGGTGAAGCCGGCTTCGGCTTGA
- the denD gene encoding D-erythronate dehydrogenase, with the protein MNVLITGGAGFLGLQLARLLLQRGTLNLDGEAVAFKRLTLLDVVAPQGLDDARVRVVTGDLSDPAVLRQAIDQDTGAVFHLAAVVSGQAEADFELGMRVNLDASRALLETCRELGHQPRVLFTSSVAVYGGELPPVVQDDTALNPQSSYGVQKAIGELLLSDYSRRGFVDGRVLRLPTISVRPGKPNAAASSFASGIIREPLAGVAANCPVAPETRLWLLSPRAAVAALVNGIELAGERLGNRRVVNLPGLSVTAAGMVDALRRVAGDAVADLVTWQREERVEKIVGTWPAAWNAERALALGFASDASFDAVIRAYMEDAGVGK; encoded by the coding sequence ATGAACGTACTGATTACCGGCGGCGCCGGCTTCCTCGGCCTGCAGCTGGCCCGGCTGCTGCTGCAACGCGGCACCCTGAACCTGGACGGCGAGGCCGTTGCCTTCAAGCGCCTGACGCTGCTCGACGTGGTCGCGCCGCAGGGCCTCGACGATGCGCGCGTGCGCGTGGTCACCGGCGACCTGTCCGATCCGGCGGTGCTGCGCCAGGCCATCGACCAGGACACCGGCGCGGTGTTCCATCTCGCCGCCGTGGTCAGCGGCCAGGCCGAGGCCGATTTCGAGCTCGGCATGCGCGTCAACCTGGACGCGTCGCGCGCGCTGCTGGAAACCTGCCGCGAACTCGGCCACCAGCCGCGCGTGCTGTTCACCAGCTCGGTCGCGGTCTATGGCGGCGAGCTGCCGCCGGTGGTGCAGGACGACACCGCGCTGAATCCGCAATCGTCGTACGGCGTGCAGAAGGCCATCGGCGAACTGCTGCTGTCCGACTACAGCCGCCGCGGCTTCGTCGACGGCCGCGTGCTGCGCCTGCCTACCATCAGCGTGCGCCCGGGCAAGCCCAACGCGGCCGCGTCGTCGTTCGCCAGCGGCATCATCCGCGAGCCGCTGGCGGGCGTGGCAGCGAACTGCCCGGTGGCGCCCGAGACCAGACTGTGGCTGCTGTCGCCGCGCGCGGCGGTGGCCGCGCTGGTCAATGGTATCGAGCTGGCGGGCGAGCGCCTGGGCAACCGCCGCGTGGTCAACCTGCCGGGGCTGTCGGTCACCGCCGCGGGCATGGTCGACGCGCTGCGTCGCGTCGCCGGCGATGCGGTGGCGGACCTGGTGACGTGGCAACGCGAGGAACGCGTCGAGAAGATCGTCGGCACGTGGCCGGCGGCATGGAATGCCGAGCGTGCGCTGGCGCTGGGGTTCGCAAGCGATGCCAGCTTTGATGCGGTGATCCGGGCTTATATGGAGGATGCGGGGGTGGGGAAGTAA
- the otnI gene encoding 2-oxo-tetronate isomerase, with protein sequence MPRFAANLSMMYQEHAFLDRFAAAAADGFRAVEYLFPYEHPAAELRARLDANGLAQALFNAPPGDWAAGERGLAALPGREAEFRGSIGRALDYAGVIGNDRIHVMAGLVPADAAPARCRAAYLENLAFAARAAAAQGVTVLIEPINTRDMPGYFLNRQDDGQSICKEVGAPNLKVQFDCYHCQIVEGDVAMKLRRDFAGIGHIQIAGVPERHEPDLGELHYPYLFDVIDALGYAGWIGCEYRPRAGTSEGLGWLKPYLGR encoded by the coding sequence ATGCCGCGCTTTGCCGCCAACCTGTCGATGATGTACCAAGAGCACGCCTTCCTGGACCGCTTTGCCGCTGCCGCGGCCGACGGCTTCCGGGCGGTCGAGTACCTGTTCCCGTACGAGCACCCCGCCGCCGAGCTGCGCGCGCGCCTCGACGCGAACGGCCTCGCGCAGGCGCTGTTCAATGCCCCGCCGGGCGACTGGGCGGCGGGCGAGCGAGGCCTCGCCGCGCTGCCCGGGCGCGAGGCGGAATTCCGCGGCAGCATCGGCCGCGCGCTCGACTACGCCGGCGTGATCGGCAACGACCGCATCCACGTGATGGCCGGCCTGGTCCCGGCCGATGCCGCCCCCGCGCGCTGCCGCGCCGCCTACCTGGAAAACCTGGCCTTCGCCGCCAGGGCGGCGGCCGCGCAGGGCGTGACCGTGCTGATCGAACCGATCAATACGCGCGACATGCCGGGCTATTTCCTCAACCGCCAGGACGACGGCCAGTCGATCTGCAAGGAGGTCGGCGCGCCCAACCTGAAGGTGCAGTTCGACTGCTACCACTGCCAGATCGTCGAGGGCGATGTGGCGATGAAGCTCAGGCGCGACTTCGCCGGCATCGGCCATATCCAGATTGCCGGCGTGCCCGAGCGCCATGAGCCGGACCTGGGCGAACTGCACTACCCCTACCTGTTCGACGTCATCGACGCGCTCGGCTATGCCGGCTGGATCGGCTGCGAATACCGCCCGCGCGCCGGCACGTCGGAAGGCCTGGGCTGGCTCAAGCCCTACCTCGGCCGCTGA